CGCTCAGTTGGCTGGCGTTGGCCTTGCCGCTCAGTTCGCCGCTGGCCAGCATCTGCCGTTCGCTGATCTCGCTCTGGGTGCGCTGGCTGATCAGTTGCCAGCGTTGTTCGGTGCTCATCCCCGCGTCCAGCGCGTCGCTGTCTTCCTGGTAGGCCAGCAGGCGGGTCTGCGCCAGGGCGATGTTCAGCGCTGCGCGCAGGCGTTGGCGCGTCTGGCCATCGGTACGCGGAGGAAAGCTCAGCGTGGGGCCGATGTGAGGCGTTTCCAGCAAGGTCTCGGAAAAGTTCCTGGCCAGGCTGATGCGGGGCAAGGGTTCTTCGCTGCTGGCGAGCAGGTGGCTGCCCGGCAACTGTTCCTGCAGCGCATGCTGGAAGAAAGCGCTGGCTTCGCTACCTTGCTCGATCTCCAGCACCAGGCTCAAGGGCGGCGGCTGGTCACGCAGGTAGTTGGACAGTGCGGCTGCCATCAGCACGAGAAACAGGATCGGCATGATGAACAGCACGGCCAGTGCATGCGGGTCGCGCAGCAGCAGCAGGCATTCCTTGCGTACCAGCGCTAGCAACGGGCTCACAGTCGGCCTCCATTGAGGCTCAGGTAGAGCTGTTCCAGCGACGGCCGGCCAAAGCGCAGCAGGCTCGGTGGAGTAGGCTGCGTGGCGAGGAACTGGGTGATCGCCAGCAGTTGCTGGCTGTCCAGATTGCCGATGCGCAGACCATCTGGCAGCGCCTCGGCGCTCAGTTGCAGCTGGTCGAGCAGTTGCAGAAAGCCAGTGGGAACCTGTTCCGGCCATTCCAGCAGCAGGCCGTGACCGCCATCGAGCAGTTGCTGCTTGTCCACATCGAGGCGCACCTTGCCTTCATGCAGCAGCAGGATGCGCCCAGCCACACGCTCGACCTCGTCCAGATAGTGGCTGGTGTAGATCACCCCATGCCCCTCGGCGGCGAGCCGCTCGACGGCATCGAGCAGCATTTGCCGGCTGGCGGCATCGACGCCGACGGTGGCTTCATCGAACAGGTACAGGCGTGCGGGCTGGAGCAGGCCGATGGCGAAGTTCAGGCGGCGCTGCTCGCCACCGGACAGGCGTGCGGCGCGGCGTTGCAGTTTGTCTTCGAGAGCGCTGCTGGCGATGCTCAACTCCAGCCGCTGGCGGCGCTGAGCACCGTGCAGACGGTAGAGGTCGGCGAACAGCGCGAGGTTCTCGGCCACCGTGAGTTCGGCGTAGAAGGCCAATTGCTGGGGCACCAGGCCCAGGCTGCGCGGGCCGTGCCAGCGGATTTCACCCTGCTGCAGGGCCAGCGTATCGCTGAGCAGGGCCAGTAGCGTGGTCTTGCCCGCGCCGTTACTGCCGAGCAGGCCCAGGCACTGGCCTTCCTTCAGTTGCAGATCGATGCCGTGCAGGGCGAGGGTGTCTGCGCCCGGGTAGCGGAAGCTGACGTCACGTAACTCAAGCACGGACAAGCACCAGCAGCAGTTTGCCGTCCAGCAGTGGTTGGCTGCCGGCATGGATGGTGAAGGCGTAGAGCCCGCCGGCCGGGCTCAGCGCCTCCTGTTGGGCACTGACCAGCAGCGGTTCTGCACTGCGTGTGACCGGGTGCAGATTGAGCTGGGAAAGTTTGCCGACCAAGGCCATTTCAATGGCATCCGCTTCGCCGTATAGGGCACCATGTGCGGCGCAAAGCTGGGCGGCGGCTTCGAACAGCAGGCAAGGCGAGGCATTTTCGCCAAGCTTGTCGAGGTGATGCCAGGCGCTGAGACCGCGGATAGTGAGGTTGTCGTGATCGACCAATGCATCCAGCCAGAGAGCATCGCCCTGGTGCGGCAGCAGTCTGTGCAGTTGGGTGCGATCCATGGCGGGCGGTCAGGAAATTTGGGCGACGCAGTGTAACAGAGGCGAGGACAGAGGGAGGATGGCGTGACGATCTGGCAGTGGCTGGCTTTTGGGACGATCAGTGCGGTGCTGGTGGGAATTTCCTGGCGTACGCTGGGCAATCCGCGTAGCCACGGGTTCTACCGTTTCCTGGCTTGGGAGGCGATGGCGGTGATGCTGGTGCTCAACGCTGAATCCTGGTTTGGCGACCGGGGCGAATGGAACCAGCGCATAGCCTGGGTTCTGCTCAGCCTTTCGCTGCTGGTGCTGTTCGCCGGGATCTACCAGATGCGCCGCTTCGGCAACGCCGGAGCACAGCGCCAGGATGATGAGCTATTTGCCTTCGAACGCACGTCGCAGTTGGTGACGGGCGGTATCTTCCGCTACATCCGTCATCCGATGTACTGCTCGTTGCTGCTGCTGGCCTGGGGTATCGCCTTCAAACGCATCGATGTGCTGATCGTGCTGCTGGCGGTGCTGTCCTGCGTGCTGCTGTGGTGTTCGGCGCGCTGCGAAGAGCGCGAATGTATGGCCTATTTCGGCGATGCCTATCGCCAGTATATGGGCCGTAGCTGGATGTTCCTGCCACTCGTGCTCTGAGCGCCTCGTTCAGAAGCCCTATTGCGCGCTCTGGTGCTCCAGCAGAAGCTGCCGATAGGCGCGTTGATATTCCTCATAGCCGAGATTCTGCTGCTGCAGATCACGCACGCGTTCATCCAGGCTCTTGCGTGGCTCGGCTGTCGAGTGGGCCTGTGCGGCAGGTTGGGCCGTGCTGCTCAACTGCGCGCTGGCCAGCAACTCGTCGATGACCGGATCGATCTTGCTCTTGGTGCCTTGCCATTTCATCAACGACAAACCGCCCTTTCCGCGCAGGTGGTAGCTGGCTGTGGCCAGTGTCTGGCGACGGGGGCCGAGAATGGTGATTTCGGCGGTGGACAGATACGGCGCCATGTCCCAGGAACGGCGAGCTGTGTAAGTCACCACGTAAGGGCAATCGGCCCTGGGAATCTTCGAGTGGATTTGCGTCTGGATACCATGTCGGGCAAAGCCTTCCTGCAACACGGGCACGAAGTCGCTGACCTGAACTTTTGGGTTCTCTTGGATGCACATTTGATCGGCCGCCGTTTTTAGTGGCGTGACCCGGGTAGCGGTGCAGCCACCGAGTAGTGTTGCCGCCACGAGCAGTGGCAGGGCAATGCGCAGTTTCGACATGTAGAGGGCTTCCTTGCGTGAAAAGGCCACCTTTACGGTGGCCTTTTGGGGGGCAGGTCTTGTCACTTCACCTTGGCGTACTTGGCCTTCAGTGCGACGCCGGCCATGATGGCACCAGCGTGGCATTCGTATTTGCTGTCGTCGCGGTATTCCTTGTTCTTGTAGTTGCTGGCCAGGTCGACCACGGCGTTGGCGCCTGCGGCCTTGGCCGAGTTCTGCAGTTTGATCAGGGCCGATTGCAGTGCCCAGCTGCAAGCCGCTTCATCGGTCTTGTTGAAGGCGTTGGTCTTCTGGCTGGTGGTGACGTTGGCGTTGATGATCTGTGCGCCAGCCGGAGTCTTGTTCAGGAAGAACTTCACCGAACCGTCGAGACGACCGGCCTGGGTCGCTTCGTTGACCACCGACTGGAAGTCCAGGAAGTGAGCGGTGTCGCGCGCCTGGCTAAGGCCGGGCAGCAGGGCAACGGAGAGAAGTGCGGCAGTGGTCCAGATTTTTGCTTTCATGGTTATCTCCTTGAATATCACTGTATGGAAAAGCTCGTTCAACGTCTGCTGCGCGTAGGCCTGTAGCAATCACCTACAGCTCATTACCAACCAGGCACCCTGTCAGAAGGACGCCCTGTTCAGTTCCTGCTGGATGTTGCGATCCAGATTATGAATCCACTTGTTGTAGTTGCGGTGGATCTTGCCGTTCTTGTAACCGAGGTTCTGGCTGTCGCGATAGCGGATCGAATAGCTCGACGCGCTATAGGGAATGGTGATCTCGGCCTGGTGATTGCGGCGCTGGATGAGCGCCATGATGTTGCCTCGGTCGGCACGCTCGACGGTCCACTGGCGGCTTTGCAGCGCGGCGAGAATAGCGCGGCGCATATCATCCTCACTCCTGACCGTCGAAGTGGGTGTGCGGTTCTCGATGTTCATCACCGGTTTCGACGTACAGGCTGCAACGCCCAGCAGCAGGGTTGCGATCAGAGCAAATCGAGTGAAACGAGACATCATCCGTGTTCCTTGTCTGTTGAAAATCAATGCCAGCGCTTGAAGATCAGCGAGGTATTCACGCCACCGAAGGCGAAGTTGTTGTTCATCACGTACTCGTGGCTCATCTGGCGGAACTCGCCGCGCAGATAATCCAGCTCACCGCAGGCCGGGTCGATCTCGTCCAGATTCAGGGTGTAGACGTAACTGTCCGAGTTCATCATCTCGATGCTGAACCAGGATTCCAGCGCGCCGCAGGCGCCCAGGGTGTGGCCGAGGTAGCTCTTCTGCGAGCTGATCGGCATCTGCGCGCCGAACAGGCTGCTGGTGGCCAGGGTTTCGGCGACGTCGCCCTGTTCGGTGGCAGTGCCATGGCCGTTGACGTAACCGATGGCGGAAGGTTCCAGGCCGGCGTCATCCAGAGCCAGCTGCATGGCGCCGCGCATGGTTTCCTGCACCGGCTTGGTGGCGTGCTGGCCGTCGGAGTTGCAGCCGAAGCC
The genomic region above belongs to Pseudomonas sediminis and contains:
- a CDS encoding methyltransferase family protein codes for the protein MTIWQWLAFGTISAVLVGISWRTLGNPRSHGFYRFLAWEAMAVMLVLNAESWFGDRGEWNQRIAWVLLSLSLLVLFAGIYQMRRFGNAGAQRQDDELFAFERTSQLVTGGIFRYIRHPMYCSLLLLAWGIAFKRIDVLIVLLAVLSCVLLWCSARCEERECMAYFGDAYRQYMGRSWMFLPLVL
- a CDS encoding excinuclease codes for the protein MKAKIWTTAALLSVALLPGLSQARDTAHFLDFQSVVNEATQAGRLDGSVKFFLNKTPAGAQIINANVTTSQKTNAFNKTDEAACSWALQSALIKLQNSAKAAGANAVVDLASNYKNKEYRDDSKYECHAGAIMAGVALKAKYAKVK
- a CDS encoding Sbal_3080 family lipoprotein; translated protein: MSKLRIALPLLVAATLLGGCTATRVTPLKTAADQMCIQENPKVQVSDFVPVLQEGFARHGIQTQIHSKIPRADCPYVVTYTARRSWDMAPYLSTAEITILGPRRQTLATASYHLRGKGGLSLMKWQGTKSKIDPVIDELLASAQLSSTAQPAAQAHSTAEPRKSLDERVRDLQQQNLGYEEYQRAYRQLLLEHQSAQ
- a CDS encoding ABC transporter ATP-binding protein; translated protein: MLELRDVSFRYPGADTLALHGIDLQLKEGQCLGLLGSNGAGKTTLLALLSDTLALQQGEIRWHGPRSLGLVPQQLAFYAELTVAENLALFADLYRLHGAQRRQRLELSIASSALEDKLQRRAARLSGGEQRRLNFAIGLLQPARLYLFDEATVGVDAASRQMLLDAVERLAAEGHGVIYTSHYLDEVERVAGRILLLHEGKVRLDVDKQQLLDGGHGLLLEWPEQVPTGFLQLLDQLQLSAEALPDGLRIGNLDSQQLLAITQFLATQPTPPSLLRFGRPSLEQLYLSLNGGRL
- a CDS encoding beta-hydroxyacyl-ACP dehydratase — protein: MDRTQLHRLLPHQGDALWLDALVDHDNLTIRGLSAWHHLDKLGENASPCLLFEAAAQLCAAHGALYGEADAIEMALVGKLSQLNLHPVTRSAEPLLVSAQQEALSPAGGLYAFTIHAGSQPLLDGKLLLVLVRA